A genomic window from Streptomyces sp. NBC_01429 includes:
- a CDS encoding GH92 family glycosyl hydrolase — protein sequence MSAFSRRSSRQGSGRSSRGSSRGSSGGGVVVAVVGGLIAPFLVGTPVAGAVSAGEVRSPSAYVDPLIGSANGGNTYPGANLPFGMIAWSPTSTAGDQTNTAAANGYAYGTTRVRGFSLTHVNGAGCHPGAAGDVPVMPFVGDVDSSPSADTKDQKYAAGFSHDNEKAEPGRYRVGLDSGVSTDLAVSERAGVADFTFPADKPANLLFRVSNSLNGSQDAHVDIDAGNRKVTGWVETGAFCGRRANGGENNRKSYYRLYFTASFDRAFSGVGTWRDDKLAAGSTTADGGEGYLTGANRAGRGSGGYVSFDTRDDNDVRMRLGISYVSLAGAEANLRGEIAPRASAADVAADGRAAWDKKLRGVRISGGSEAQRTTFYTALYHALQQPNLISDRDGRYPGMGRDPDNKADAMGETRRVVRGQGAQYSNFSGWDQYRAQVQLLALLEPRVAGDFAQSLFNFARQNGGVWDRWVHISGATHVMTGDPTAATLATFYAMGVRNFDAEGAFASLYRQATVPHPDGLSDAGCPGQCEGQRPNLAQYLDSHYAAQDVCHCWGGAAETLEDAVADSALAQWAKLLGHEAEAKELEARGSYWRNVFNPQAGSGVGYAQARNLDGSWVTPFDPASERGFAQGTSATYTWMVPQDVQGLAGAMGGRESAAARLDGFFHKPDGSWSLRGGDPLRYDATNEPGIHAPWLYNALGQPWKTQETVRELVDAVYGTGPAGLPGNDDLGTMSAWYVFAALGVYPQTPGRADLLLTSPLFPRAVIAPAGRRGAITVSAPDATAANRYVDSVRLNGRTRDASWVDGSLVRDGGALTFGLTDRPNTSWATAPEGLPR from the coding sequence ATGAGTGCGTTTTCCAGACGAAGTTCCAGGCAAGGTTCCGGGCGAAGCTCCAGAGGGAGTTCCAGAGGGAGTTCCGGCGGGGGCGTGGTGGTCGCCGTCGTCGGCGGGCTGATCGCTCCGTTCCTCGTCGGTACCCCCGTCGCGGGCGCCGTGTCCGCCGGTGAGGTGCGCAGTCCCTCCGCCTACGTCGATCCGCTGATCGGGTCGGCGAACGGCGGCAATACGTATCCCGGGGCCAATCTGCCCTTCGGGATGATCGCCTGGTCCCCGACCAGCACCGCCGGAGACCAGACCAACACCGCCGCCGCCAACGGCTATGCGTACGGCACGACGCGCGTCCGGGGCTTCAGCCTCACCCACGTCAACGGCGCCGGATGCCATCCGGGCGCGGCGGGGGACGTGCCGGTCATGCCGTTCGTGGGGGACGTGGACTCCTCGCCGAGCGCCGACACCAAGGACCAGAAGTACGCGGCGGGCTTCAGCCACGACAACGAGAAGGCCGAGCCGGGGCGTTACCGCGTGGGGCTGGACTCCGGCGTGAGCACCGACCTCGCCGTCAGCGAGCGGGCCGGCGTCGCGGACTTCACCTTTCCGGCGGACAAGCCCGCCAACCTGCTCTTCCGCGTCTCCAACTCCCTCAACGGCAGCCAGGACGCGCACGTCGACATCGACGCCGGGAACCGCAAGGTGACGGGGTGGGTGGAGACCGGCGCGTTCTGCGGACGGCGGGCCAACGGCGGCGAGAACAACCGCAAGAGCTACTACCGCCTCTACTTCACCGCGTCGTTCGACCGCGCCTTCTCCGGCGTCGGCACCTGGCGCGACGACAAGCTCGCGGCGGGCTCCACGACGGCCGACGGCGGCGAGGGATACCTGACGGGCGCGAACCGGGCGGGACGCGGCTCCGGCGGGTACGTCAGCTTCGACACCCGTGACGACAACGATGTCAGGATGCGGCTCGGCATCTCGTACGTCTCCCTGGCCGGCGCCGAGGCCAACCTGCGCGGCGAGATAGCCCCGCGCGCGAGCGCGGCGGACGTCGCGGCGGACGGGCGGGCCGCCTGGGACAAGAAGCTGCGCGGGGTGCGGATCAGCGGCGGCAGCGAGGCGCAGCGCACCACCTTCTACACCGCGCTCTACCACGCGCTCCAGCAGCCCAACCTGATCAGCGACCGCGACGGCCGCTACCCGGGCATGGGCCGCGATCCCGACAACAAGGCCGACGCCATGGGCGAGACGCGGCGCGTCGTGCGCGGGCAGGGCGCGCAGTACAGCAACTTCTCCGGCTGGGACCAGTACCGCGCCCAGGTGCAGCTGCTCGCGCTCCTCGAACCCCGGGTGGCGGGCGACTTCGCGCAGTCGCTGTTCAACTTCGCGCGCCAGAACGGCGGCGTCTGGGACCGCTGGGTGCACATCAGCGGCGCGACCCATGTGATGACCGGCGACCCCACGGCCGCGACCCTGGCCACCTTCTACGCCATGGGTGTCCGGAACTTCGACGCCGAGGGCGCCTTCGCCTCGCTCTACCGCCAGGCCACCGTCCCGCACCCGGACGGGCTGTCCGACGCGGGCTGCCCCGGCCAGTGCGAGGGCCAGCGCCCCAACCTCGCGCAGTACCTCGACTCGCACTACGCCGCGCAGGACGTGTGCCACTGCTGGGGCGGCGCCGCCGAGACGCTGGAGGACGCCGTGGCGGACTCGGCGCTCGCGCAGTGGGCGAAGCTGCTCGGCCATGAGGCGGAGGCCAAGGAGCTGGAGGCGCGCGGGAGTTACTGGCGCAACGTCTTCAACCCGCAAGCGGGCAGCGGTGTTGGCTATGCCCAGGCCAGGAACCTCGACGGCTCCTGGGTCACCCCCTTCGACCCCGCCTCCGAACGCGGCTTCGCCCAGGGCACGTCGGCCACGTACACCTGGATGGTGCCGCAGGACGTCCAGGGCCTGGCCGGGGCCATGGGCGGGCGCGAGAGCGCGGCGGCGCGGCTGGACGGTTTCTTCCACAAGCCCGACGGCTCGTGGTCGCTGCGCGGCGGTGACCCGCTGCGCTACGACGCCACCAACGAGCCGGGCATCCACGCGCCCTGGCTCTACAACGCGCTCGGACAGCCCTGGAAGACCCAGGAGACGGTGCGCGAACTGGTCGACGCCGTGTACGGGACCGGTCCGGCCGGCCTGCCCGGCAACGACGACCTCGGCACCATGTCCGCCTGGTACGTCTTCGCCGCGCTCGGCGTCTACCCGCAGACCCCGGGCCGCGCCGACCTGCTGCTGACGAGCCCGCTCTTCCCGCGCGCGGTGATCGCCCCGGCGGGGCGGCGCGGCGCCATCACGGTGAGCGCGCCGGACGCGACGGCCGCGAACCGGTACGTCGATTCCGTACGGCTCAACGGCCGTACCCGCGACGCGTCGTGGGTCGACGGCTCGCTCGTGCGCGACGGCGGCGCGCTCACCTTCGGGCTCACCGACCGCCCGAACACATCCTGGGCGACGGCCCCGGAGGGCCTGCCGCGCTGA